A section of the Thermoproteota archaeon genome encodes:
- a CDS encoding KEOPS complex subunit Pcc1, which translates to MEVDLRVRVTFESNNEASRFYKALLPDFSDVKVSLEEDSVVIDLVSLPPSRARALANSLLRTVQLYQRMFEALK; encoded by the coding sequence GTGGAAGTGGATCTGAGAGTGAGAGTAACGTTTGAGAGTAACAATGAAGCTTCTCGCTTCTACAAAGCCCTACTCCCAGACTTCTCCGATGTGAAGGTAAGTCTAGAGGAGGATTCGGTGGTAATCGACCTCGTCAGCCTTCCCCCATCCAGAGCCAGAGCTCTAGCTAATAGTCTCTTGAGAACGGTTCAACTCTATCAGAGGATGTTTGAGGCCCTTAAGTAA